Proteins encoded together in one Thermomonospora curvata DSM 43183 window:
- a CDS encoding ABC transporter permease: MATAVTGGAAPEAGVPLAVVLAVLTAGAALLVRLGGLGKWHEVVVAAARATGQLAAVSLLIAVVLGGMGATAAFVSVMLVIAALTAGRRITGATGRGAVWAGASIVAGVGPVLGLVLAAGVVPAAPVSVLPIAGILIGGAMTATALAGRRALEELEVRHGEYEAALALGLLPRDAALEVTRPAAAPALVPVMDQTRTVGLVTLPGAFIGMILGGANPLAAGVVQLLVLVGLLAAEAACVLVTVELVAAGRLRGRR, encoded by the coding sequence GTGGCGACGGCTGTGACCGGGGGTGCCGCGCCCGAGGCCGGGGTGCCGCTGGCGGTGGTGCTGGCGGTGCTGACCGCCGGGGCGGCGCTGCTGGTGCGGCTGGGCGGGCTGGGGAAGTGGCACGAGGTCGTGGTGGCGGCCGCGCGCGCCACCGGGCAGCTGGCCGCGGTGTCCCTGCTGATCGCCGTCGTGCTGGGCGGCATGGGGGCGACCGCCGCGTTCGTGTCGGTGATGCTGGTGATCGCCGCGCTGACCGCCGGCCGCCGCATCACCGGGGCCACCGGGCGCGGCGCGGTGTGGGCGGGGGCGTCCATCGTGGCGGGAGTGGGGCCGGTGCTGGGGCTCGTCCTGGCGGCCGGGGTGGTTCCCGCCGCGCCGGTGTCGGTGCTGCCGATCGCCGGGATCCTGATCGGCGGTGCGATGACCGCCACCGCGCTGGCCGGCCGCCGCGCCTTGGAGGAGCTGGAGGTCCGGCACGGCGAGTACGAGGCGGCGCTGGCGCTGGGGCTGCTGCCCCGGGACGCGGCGCTGGAGGTGACCCGGCCGGCCGCGGCGCCGGCGCTCGTGCCGGTCATGGACCAGACCCGCACGGTGGGCCTGGTCACCCTGCCGGGGGCGTTCATCGGGATGATCCTGGGCGGCGCGAACCCGCTCGCCGCCGGGGTCGTCCAGCTGCTGGTGCTGGTCGGGCTGCTGGCGGCCGAGGCGGCGTGCGTGCTGGTCACCGTGGAACTGGTGGCCGCGGGCCGGCTGCGCGGACGGCGGTGA
- a CDS encoding suppressor of fused domain protein, which produces MVEASTADRRMAREVVRVFQGRPEVSRFLWDQPPQTLRLPGKTVAWLQAIPISTAELEYARANGSEALEDLLEQQKADAVGLLRESVL; this is translated from the coding sequence ATGGTGGAGGCGTCAACCGCTGACCGGCGGATGGCCCGTGAGGTGGTCAGGGTTTTCCAAGGCCGTCCCGAGGTCTCCCGGTTCCTGTGGGATCAGCCCCCGCAGACCCTGCGTCTTCCCGGAAAGACCGTCGCCTGGCTGCAGGCGATCCCGATCTCGACCGCCGAACTGGAGTACGCCCGCGCCAACGGCTCTGAGGCCCTGGAGGACCTGCTCGAGCAGCAGAAGGCCGATGCGGTGGGCCTGCTGCGGGAGTCGGTGCTCTGA
- a CDS encoding ABC transporter permease, translated as MSEITVAQQTAPAAGRRISRPGLALSVLGLAVAGGSLGAPLIGWVRFGGFVAGLVVLYLGLAALGRGLFGPSFDLAFWACLGWLVVLVGAAVLAPLLPLAEHQDVAKTLSAPAMAPPDPLSAHPLGTNNFGLDMLGRVLYGARSSLVVSVGAVALAMAAGGAIGIVAGYFGRLADAVVGIATNSLLAVPPLILLIALGTVLDPSLRNIAIALSLLALPGMIRMARAAALTFAQREFVLAAESLGASRWRIMTRELLPNVVLPLASYGMVMVSVLIVAEASLSFLGLGVQQPNPSWGNMIAEGQENDVFVQHPHIVLVPGLTLFITVFAFNLIGEKARRRWDPRQGKL; from the coding sequence ATGTCTGAGATCACCGTCGCGCAGCAGACCGCCCCGGCGGCCGGGCGCCGGATCTCCCGGCCGGGCCTGGCGCTGAGCGTGCTCGGCCTGGCCGTCGCGGGCGGCTCGCTGGGCGCGCCGCTCATCGGCTGGGTGCGCTTCGGCGGGTTCGTGGCCGGGCTGGTCGTGCTCTACCTGGGGCTGGCGGCGCTCGGCCGGGGGCTGTTCGGCCCGTCCTTCGACCTGGCGTTCTGGGCGTGCCTGGGCTGGCTGGTGGTCCTGGTGGGGGCGGCGGTGCTGGCCCCGCTGCTGCCGCTGGCCGAGCACCAGGACGTCGCCAAGACGCTCAGCGCCCCCGCCATGGCGCCGCCCGACCCGCTGTCGGCGCACCCCCTGGGCACCAACAACTTCGGGCTGGACATGCTGGGCCGCGTCCTCTACGGGGCGCGTTCCTCGCTGGTGGTCTCCGTCGGCGCGGTGGCGCTGGCGATGGCGGCCGGCGGGGCGATCGGCATCGTGGCCGGCTACTTCGGCCGCCTGGCCGACGCCGTGGTCGGCATCGCCACCAACTCGCTGCTGGCGGTGCCGCCGCTGATCCTGCTGATCGCGCTGGGCACCGTGCTGGACCCGAGCCTGCGCAACATCGCCATCGCGCTGTCGCTGCTGGCGCTGCCCGGCATGATCCGCATGGCGCGGGCCGCCGCGCTGACGTTCGCCCAGCGCGAGTTCGTGCTGGCGGCCGAGTCGCTGGGCGCCTCCCGCTGGCGGATCATGACCCGCGAGCTGCTGCCCAACGTGGTACTGCCACTGGCCTCCTACGGGATGGTCATGGTGTCGGTGCTGATCGTGGCCGAGGCGTCGCTGAGCTTCCTCGGGCTGGGCGTCCAGCAGCCGAACCCCTCCTGGGGGAACATGATCGCCGAAGGGCAGGAGAACGACGTCTTCGTCCAGCACCCGCACATCGTGCTCGTCCCCGGCCTCACCCTGTTCATCACCGTGTTCGCCTTCAACCTCATCGGCGAGAAGGCGCGCCGGCGGTGGGACCCCCGGCAGGGCAAGCTCTAG
- a CDS encoding ABC transporter permease produces the protein MARKTIRRLGELVLVLLIVGAGTFALMDLMPGDPAVVVLGEGHTEQEYAAKREEMGLNDPISVRFADWLASAVTGDFGVSFIPPHHEVSGRIAAALPVSVELAALGLLMALVIAVPLAMWSAYHAGGRVDRLVSAGTFGVLSLPSFLAGMLLIMVFANGLGWFPRAEWVRLSESVGDNLYHAFLPALTIALVEAAMFTRVLRGDLIATLQEDYILASKAKGMPPVHVLVRDALRPSSFSLITLLGISLGRLIGSTVIVEYLFSLPGMGTLIISAADEGDVPTVQGAVLVIALIYVLANALIDLSYGYLDPRIRRAHV, from the coding sequence ATGGCGCGCAAAACGATCAGGCGGCTGGGCGAGCTCGTCCTGGTGCTGCTGATCGTCGGTGCGGGCACCTTCGCGCTCATGGACCTGATGCCCGGCGACCCGGCGGTGGTCGTCCTCGGCGAGGGTCACACCGAGCAGGAGTACGCGGCCAAGCGCGAGGAGATGGGGTTGAACGACCCCATCTCCGTGCGCTTCGCCGACTGGCTGGCATCGGCGGTCACCGGCGACTTCGGAGTCTCGTTCATCCCGCCCCACCACGAGGTCTCCGGCCGGATCGCCGCGGCCCTGCCGGTGAGCGTGGAGCTGGCGGCGCTGGGGCTGCTCATGGCCCTGGTGATCGCCGTCCCGCTGGCGATGTGGTCGGCCTACCACGCCGGCGGCCGGGTGGACCGGCTGGTCAGCGCCGGCACCTTCGGGGTGCTCTCGCTGCCCAGCTTCCTGGCCGGAATGTTGCTGATCATGGTGTTCGCCAACGGGCTGGGCTGGTTCCCCCGCGCCGAGTGGGTGCGCCTGAGCGAGAGCGTCGGCGACAACCTCTACCACGCCTTCCTGCCCGCGCTGACGATCGCGCTGGTGGAGGCGGCGATGTTCACCCGCGTGCTGCGCGGCGACCTGATCGCCACGCTGCAGGAGGACTACATCCTGGCCTCCAAGGCCAAGGGCATGCCCCCGGTGCACGTGCTGGTGCGGGACGCGCTGCGCCCGTCGTCCTTTTCGCTGATCACGCTGCTGGGCATCAGCCTGGGCCGGCTGATCGGCAGCACGGTGATCGTGGAGTACCTGTTCTCGCTGCCCGGCATGGGCACCCTCATCATCAGCGCCGCCGACGAGGGGGACGTGCCCACGGTGCAGGGGGCGGTGCTGGTCATCGCGCTGATCTACGTGCTGGCCAACGCGCTGATCGACCTTTCCTACGGCTACCTCGACCCACGAATCAGGCGGGCACATGTCTGA
- a CDS encoding serine hydrolase domain-containing protein, with protein MRLRAVRAALPALALAAAVVLPAPQVAAAPPPSAPAATRPRPDERPRGLLPIAWTTLRPSADPVRLRKRTRPLPVTYEWNGRRHTLEDFLTRSGTQGFVVLDGRTIVAERYRGATRHTRFQSWSMAKSFTATAVGIALAEGRIAGIDDPVTDYVPELKRSGYAGVSIRDVLRMSSGIEWDENRDVPLLHAGAAFGASVERMAARQRRGWEPGSRFEYTSVNSFVLAWVVARATGMPFHEYLQRRIWSAAGMADTALVGADHYGADLGYCCIYATARDFARFGLLYLRGGRAGGRRVVPREWVRASTRPSAPFNEPRGETSRGYGLHWWVGGGGHGDYMAAGLGGQRIYVSPRHGVVIVKNTLYADISGGEELTAFRAVAAHVAATRRAAPSPGGAR; from the coding sequence ATGCGCCTCAGAGCCGTCCGTGCGGCGCTGCCCGCCCTCGCCCTCGCCGCCGCCGTGGTGCTGCCGGCGCCCCAGGTCGCCGCCGCGCCGCCGCCCTCCGCCCCGGCCGCGACCCGGCCGCGCCCCGATGAGCGGCCCCGCGGGCTGCTGCCGATCGCCTGGACGACGCTGCGCCCCTCGGCCGATCCCGTCCGGCTGCGCAAGCGGACCAGGCCGCTGCCGGTGACCTATGAGTGGAACGGCCGGCGTCACACCCTCGAAGACTTCCTCACCCGGTCCGGCACCCAGGGGTTCGTCGTCCTGGACGGCCGGACGATCGTGGCCGAACGCTACCGGGGCGCCACCCGCCACACCCGGTTCCAGTCGTGGTCGATGGCCAAGTCGTTCACCGCGACGGCGGTGGGCATCGCCCTGGCCGAAGGACGCATCGCCGGCATCGACGACCCGGTGACCGACTACGTCCCCGAGCTGAAGCGCTCGGGGTATGCGGGAGTGTCGATCCGGGACGTGCTGCGCATGTCGTCCGGCATCGAGTGGGACGAGAACCGGGACGTGCCGCTGCTGCACGCCGGGGCCGCGTTCGGCGCCTCCGTGGAGCGCATGGCGGCCCGGCAGCGGCGCGGCTGGGAGCCCGGCAGCCGGTTCGAGTACACCAGCGTGAACTCGTTCGTGCTGGCCTGGGTGGTCGCCCGCGCCACCGGGATGCCGTTCCACGAGTACCTGCAGCGGCGGATCTGGAGCGCCGCCGGGATGGCGGACACGGCGCTGGTCGGTGCCGACCACTACGGCGCCGACCTGGGGTACTGCTGCATCTACGCCACGGCCCGCGACTTCGCCCGCTTCGGGCTGCTGTACCTGCGCGGCGGCCGGGCCGGTGGACGGCGGGTGGTGCCCCGGGAGTGGGTGCGGGCCTCGACCCGGCCCTCGGCGCCGTTCAACGAGCCCCGGGGAGAGACGTCCCGGGGTTACGGGCTGCACTGGTGGGTCGGCGGCGGCGGCCACGGCGATTACATGGCCGCCGGGCTCGGCGGCCAGCGGATCTACGTCTCCCCCCGCCACGGCGTCGTCATCGTCAAGAACACCCTGTACGCCGACATCTCCGGCGGCGAGGAGCTGACCGCCTTCCGCGCGGTGGCCGCCCATGTCGCGGCCACCCGCCGCGCCGCCCCGAGCCCCGGAGGGGCTCGGTGA
- a CDS encoding ABC transporter ATP-binding protein, with protein sequence MAGSGTAHLRSDRPGRVLVVEDLVVQFPAGRGRTVHAVSGISFDLLDGETLGILGESGCGKSSAGRAVMQLPPPTSGSVRLAGTELTALSGKRLRRHRRTMQMVLQNPVAALNPRRKVADLVAEGPAVWGERVDDARIDAVLQAVGLDPATVRDRRPHQLSGGQCQRVCIARALMMDPKVLICDEPVSSLDVSVQAQILNLLEETKARYGLSMVFIAHDIAVVKNISDRIMVMYLGKICEVVPSGALAGAARHPYTRLLLASVPEVSRTAEPPPPDRRPAELPSPLNPPSGCRFRTRCPLATDRCATEEPRLRQVGDDHYLACHNV encoded by the coding sequence ATGGCCGGCTCCGGCACCGCTCATCTGCGTTCCGACCGACCGGGCCGCGTCCTGGTCGTGGAGGACCTGGTCGTGCAGTTCCCGGCCGGGCGCGGACGCACGGTGCACGCCGTCTCCGGGATCAGCTTCGACCTGCTGGACGGGGAGACGCTGGGCATCCTGGGCGAGTCCGGCTGCGGCAAGTCCAGCGCCGGGCGCGCGGTGATGCAGCTCCCGCCGCCCACCTCCGGCTCGGTGCGGCTGGCGGGCACCGAATTGACCGCCCTGTCGGGCAAGCGGCTGCGGCGGCACCGCCGCACCATGCAGATGGTGCTGCAGAACCCCGTCGCCGCGCTGAACCCCCGCCGCAAGGTCGCCGACCTGGTCGCCGAGGGCCCGGCGGTGTGGGGCGAGCGGGTCGATGACGCCCGGATCGACGCGGTGCTGCAGGCGGTGGGCCTGGACCCGGCCACCGTCCGCGACCGCCGCCCCCACCAGCTGTCGGGCGGCCAGTGCCAGCGGGTGTGCATCGCCCGCGCCCTGATGATGGACCCGAAGGTGCTGATCTGCGACGAGCCGGTCTCCAGCCTGGACGTCTCGGTGCAGGCGCAGATCCTCAACCTGCTGGAGGAGACCAAGGCCCGCTACGGCCTGAGCATGGTGTTCATCGCCCACGACATCGCCGTGGTGAAGAACATCAGCGACCGGATCATGGTGATGTACCTGGGCAAGATCTGCGAGGTCGTCCCCTCCGGGGCCCTGGCCGGCGCCGCGCGCCACCCCTACACCCGGCTGCTGCTGGCCTCCGTCCCCGAGGTCTCCCGCACCGCCGAGCCGCCCCCGCCCGACCGGCGGCCCGCCGAGCTCCCCTCACCGCTGAACCCGCCCAGCGGCTGCCGGTTCCGCACCCGCTGCCCGCTGGCCACCGACCGCTGCGCCACCGAGGAGCCGCGGCTGCGCCAGGTCGGCGACGACCACTACCTGGCCTGCCACAACGTCTGA
- a CDS encoding ABC transporter ATP-binding protein, whose product MNPSTPLLTVEDLRTEIRTGQGTVRAVDGVSFTLGHGETFGIVGESGSGKSVLGRTVMGLYATGPTMTVTGRVIFDGVDVHALTPAGRRRLWGSQVAMVFQDPMTALNPVRKIGAHLTESLRRHGGHSRAAARRRAEELLRLVGIPEPRRRLDQYPHELSGGMRQRVVIAMALANEPKLLIADEPTTALDVTVQKQILDLLDRLQEEFGMAIILISHDLGVVAGRADRVAVMYAGRIAETAPAKELFATPHHPYTEGLLASIPDLHGPPHTLLEAIDGAPPNMAAPPPGCRFAPRCRYARQVCHGQIPPLRPVPGAADRSLACHHPVNVPAGGS is encoded by the coding sequence ATGAACCCCAGCACCCCGCTGCTGACCGTCGAGGACCTGCGCACCGAGATCCGCACCGGCCAGGGCACGGTGCGGGCGGTGGACGGCGTCTCCTTCACCCTCGGCCACGGCGAGACGTTCGGCATCGTCGGCGAGTCCGGCTCGGGCAAGTCCGTGCTCGGCCGCACCGTCATGGGCCTGTATGCCACCGGCCCCACCATGACCGTCACCGGACGGGTGATCTTCGACGGGGTCGATGTGCACGCCCTCACCCCCGCCGGCCGCCGCCGGCTGTGGGGCTCGCAGGTCGCCATGGTCTTCCAGGACCCGATGACCGCGCTCAACCCCGTCCGCAAGATCGGCGCGCACCTCACCGAAAGCCTGCGCCGGCACGGCGGGCACTCGCGCGCCGCCGCCCGCCGGCGCGCCGAGGAACTGCTGCGCCTGGTCGGCATCCCCGAGCCGCGCCGCCGCCTCGACCAGTACCCGCACGAGCTGTCCGGCGGCATGCGCCAGCGGGTGGTGATCGCCATGGCGCTGGCCAACGAGCCCAAGCTGCTGATCGCCGACGAGCCGACCACCGCGCTGGACGTCACCGTCCAAAAGCAGATCCTGGACCTGCTGGACCGGCTCCAGGAAGAGTTCGGCATGGCGATCATCCTGATCAGCCACGACCTGGGCGTGGTGGCCGGCCGGGCCGACCGGGTGGCGGTGATGTACGCCGGCCGCATCGCCGAGACGGCCCCGGCCAAGGAACTGTTCGCCACCCCCCACCACCCCTACACCGAGGGGCTGCTGGCCTCGATCCCGGACCTGCACGGCCCCCCGCACACCCTGCTGGAGGCGATCGACGGCGCCCCGCCCAACATGGCCGCGCCCCCGCCGGGCTGCCGCTTCGCCCCCCGCTGCCGGTACGCCCGGCAGGTCTGCCACGGCCAGATCCCGCCGCTGCGGCCCGTCCCCGGCGCCGCGGACCGCTCCCTGGCCTGCCACCACCCCGTCAACGTCCCCGCAGGAGGCTCGTGA
- a CDS encoding NADH-quinone oxidoreductase subunit C produces the protein MKFIDVTRESLAAHAAELLGSGHRLALVAAVPDPSGFDVVYLFSHGADLVELHLPVPGDDPRLPSIASLSFPAGRFEREMRDLYGIVPENHPLPRRLVRHHHWPRGWYPMRDDAGPPPAFGDPEGPFPFVTVEGPGVYEIPVGPVHAGLIEPGHFRFSVVGESILKLKARLWFVHKGIEKLFEGRAPEAGLELAERISGDTSVGHALAYCQAVESALEMAVPPQAARIRALLLELERIYNHVTDLGALCNDVAHGILNAHAGRVRESLLRINDQVTGHRLLRGGVVVGGARLRALPDTDALRAIGEDVAEIVALALGHSVVLDRFAGTAVLSTQAARDLGTLGYVARASGLDVDARRDTLEGFTPVVRTSGDVLARFQVRAEEIAASIKIITDLAGELDAADLDHVAPLPSDVLGPAAGVGIAEGWRGTIVHRVQLDAAGALARVKVVDPSFFNWPALPVALSGAIVPDFPLVNKSFNLSYAGNDL, from the coding sequence GTGAAGTTCATCGATGTGACCCGTGAGTCGCTGGCCGCCCACGCCGCCGAGCTGCTGGGCAGTGGGCACCGGCTGGCGCTGGTGGCCGCGGTCCCCGACCCGTCCGGCTTCGATGTGGTGTACCTGTTCAGCCACGGCGCCGACCTGGTGGAACTGCACCTGCCGGTGCCGGGGGACGACCCCCGCCTGCCGTCGATCGCCTCGCTGTCGTTCCCGGCCGGGCGTTTCGAACGGGAGATGCGCGACCTGTACGGGATCGTCCCGGAGAACCATCCGCTGCCCCGTCGCCTGGTGCGGCACCACCACTGGCCGCGCGGCTGGTACCCGATGCGGGACGACGCCGGGCCGCCGCCCGCCTTCGGCGACCCGGAAGGTCCCTTCCCGTTCGTCACCGTGGAGGGGCCGGGGGTCTATGAGATCCCGGTCGGGCCGGTGCACGCCGGGCTGATCGAGCCCGGTCACTTCCGGTTCTCGGTGGTCGGGGAGAGCATCCTCAAGCTCAAGGCCCGGCTGTGGTTCGTCCACAAGGGGATCGAGAAGCTGTTCGAGGGGCGTGCCCCTGAGGCCGGGCTGGAGCTGGCCGAGCGGATCAGCGGCGACACCTCCGTGGGGCATGCGCTGGCCTACTGCCAGGCGGTGGAGTCGGCGCTGGAGATGGCCGTGCCGCCGCAGGCCGCGCGGATCCGGGCGCTGCTGCTGGAACTGGAACGGATCTACAACCACGTCACCGACCTGGGCGCACTGTGCAACGACGTGGCGCACGGCATCCTCAACGCCCACGCCGGGCGCGTCCGCGAGTCGCTGCTGCGCATCAACGATCAGGTCACCGGCCACCGCCTGCTGCGCGGCGGGGTCGTGGTGGGCGGCGCCCGGCTGCGCGCCCTGCCGGACACCGACGCCCTGCGCGCCATCGGGGAGGACGTGGCCGAGATCGTCGCGCTCGCCCTGGGGCACAGCGTGGTGCTGGACCGCTTCGCCGGCACCGCCGTGCTGTCCACCCAGGCCGCCCGCGACCTGGGCACCCTCGGCTATGTGGCGCGCGCCAGCGGGCTGGACGTGGACGCCCGGCGCGACACCCTCGAGGGTTTCACCCCCGTCGTCCGCACCAGCGGGGACGTGCTGGCCCGCTTCCAGGTCCGCGCCGAGGAGATCGCCGCCTCCATCAAGATCATCACCGACCTGGCCGGCGAGTTGGACGCAGCCGACCTCGACCACGTGGCCCCGCTGCCGTCCGACGTGCTGGGCCCGGCCGCGGGGGTGGGCATCGCCGAGGGCTGGCGCGGCACCATCGTCCACCGCGTGCAACTGGACGCCGCAGGCGCCCTGGCCCGGGTCAAGGTGGTCGATCCGTCCTTCTTCAACTGGCCCGCCCTGCCCGTGGCGCTCAGCGGCGCGATCGTCCCGGACTTCCCCCTGGTCAACAAGAGCTTCAACCTCTCCTACGCCGGCAACGACCTGTGA
- a CDS encoding serine/threonine-protein kinase, translating into MEPGALLDGKYRLVRRLGQGGMGEVWAAEDLSLNRQVAVKIVLSNLGTNQEVIARLRREAQAAASLQHPGITVVHAMGEHEGHPFVVMELLNGRDFMAILEANPNGIPVAHAVSLAAQVADALAYAHRNGVVHRDIKPANLMELTDGRVKICDFGIARFADAAPDLTPMGMILGTPPYTAPEQYRGGPVDGRSDLYSFGCTLYALLTGRPPFTGPSIAAFMNQHLHEPPPRPSELRPDIPAELENLVLGMLAKDPADRPSMEEVLARLNALNSPAPAPPAAPAATLPFAPDAPPPFPQADPAVLPPVGPPPAAVHQAPLSPLPPPSPPSPAAQALNEAVNRLRSSRAPVRAWRAVASAAGWLLRAPGGAGRDLDPALRRDGLGLVLLIAALTCGGLLWSQTELTVTTKTADFLRGVFGVCAYVLPVLLFLLAARIFRSPERREANARIVSGSVVTSLAVLGVIHISAETPNPLKTDDLEPIRDAGGVVGWMVGAPLEAALTPWGAIPLLLVLGGLGLLIATATPLNELPERIGRLLGLLTSDRDRTPEGQRQGPANS; encoded by the coding sequence GTGGAGCCCGGAGCGTTGCTGGACGGCAAGTACCGGCTGGTGCGGCGGCTCGGGCAGGGCGGCATGGGCGAGGTGTGGGCCGCCGAGGACCTGAGCCTGAACCGGCAGGTCGCCGTCAAGATCGTGCTGTCGAACCTGGGCACCAACCAGGAGGTGATCGCGCGGCTGCGGCGGGAGGCCCAGGCCGCCGCCTCGCTGCAGCATCCCGGCATCACCGTGGTGCACGCGATGGGCGAGCACGAAGGCCACCCCTTCGTGGTGATGGAGCTGCTCAACGGCCGGGACTTCATGGCGATCCTGGAGGCCAACCCCAACGGGATCCCGGTCGCCCACGCGGTGTCGCTGGCCGCGCAGGTCGCCGACGCGCTGGCCTACGCGCACCGCAACGGGGTGGTGCACCGCGACATCAAGCCCGCCAATCTGATGGAGCTGACCGACGGCCGGGTCAAGATCTGCGACTTCGGCATCGCCCGCTTCGCCGACGCCGCCCCCGACCTGACCCCGATGGGCATGATCCTGGGCACGCCCCCCTACACCGCCCCCGAGCAGTACCGGGGCGGGCCGGTGGACGGGCGCAGCGACCTGTACTCCTTCGGCTGCACGCTTTACGCGCTGCTGACCGGGCGGCCGCCGTTCACCGGCCCGTCGATCGCGGCGTTCATGAACCAGCACCTGCACGAGCCCCCGCCGCGCCCGAGCGAGCTGCGCCCGGACATCCCGGCCGAGCTGGAGAACCTGGTGCTGGGCATGCTGGCCAAGGACCCCGCCGACCGGCCCTCGATGGAGGAGGTGCTGGCCCGCCTCAACGCCCTGAACTCCCCCGCCCCGGCCCCGCCGGCCGCGCCCGCCGCCACGCTGCCGTTCGCCCCGGACGCCCCGCCGCCCTTCCCGCAGGCGGACCCGGCCGTGCTCCCGCCGGTCGGCCCGCCGCCCGCCGCCGTGCACCAGGCGCCGCTGAGCCCGCTGCCGCCGCCGTCCCCGCCGTCCCCGGCCGCGCAGGCGCTCAACGAGGCGGTCAACCGGCTGCGGTCCTCCCGGGCCCCGGTGAGGGCCTGGCGGGCGGTGGCGTCGGCCGCCGGATGGCTGCTGCGCGCCCCCGGCGGGGCGGGCCGCGACCTGGACCCGGCGCTGCGGCGCGACGGCCTCGGCCTGGTCCTGCTGATCGCCGCGCTGACCTGCGGCGGGCTGCTGTGGTCGCAGACGGAGCTCACCGTGACCACCAAGACCGCCGACTTTCTGCGCGGCGTCTTCGGCGTCTGCGCCTACGTGCTGCCCGTGCTGCTCTTCCTGCTGGCGGCCCGCATCTTCCGCAGCCCGGAACGCCGCGAGGCCAACGCCCGCATCGTCTCAGGCTCGGTGGTGACGTCCCTGGCCGTGCTCGGCGTCATCCACATCAGCGCCGAGACCCCGAACCCGCTGAAGACCGACGACCTGGAACCGATCCGCGACGCCGGGGGAGTGGTCGGCTGGATGGTGGGCGCCCCCCTGGAGGCGGCCCTCACCCCCTGGGGCGCGATCCCCCTGCTGCTGGTGCTCGGCGGCCTCGGCCTGCTGATCGCCACCGCCACCCCCCTCAACGAGCTCCCCGAACGCATCGGCCGCCTCCTCGGCCTGCTGACCTCCGACCGCGACCGGACCCCCGAAGGGCAGCGCCAGGGCCCGGCGAACTCCTGA